The following are from one region of the Polaribacter marinaquae genome:
- the rpsN gene encoding 30S ribosomal protein S14 has product MAKESMKARERKRAKTVAKYAEKRKALKEAGDYEALQKLPKNASPVRMHNRCKLTGRPKGYMRQFGISRVTFREMANQGLIPGVKKASW; this is encoded by the coding sequence ATGGCTAAAGAATCAATGAAAGCTCGCGAACGTAAAAGAGCAAAAACAGTTGCAAAATATGCAGAAAAGAGAAAAGCTTTAAAAGAAGCTGGAGACTATGAAGCATTGCAAAAATTACCAAAAAATGCATCACCAGTAAGAATGCACAACAGATGTAAATTAACTGGACGTCCAAAAGGATATATGAGACAATTTGGTATCTCTCGTGTAACGTTTCGTGAAATGGCAAATCAAGGATTAATACCAGGTGTTAAAAAGGCAAGTTGGTAG
- the fusA gene encoding elongation factor G has protein sequence MARDLKFTRNIGIAAHIDAGKTTTTERVLYYTGVSHKIGEVHDGAATMDWMEQEQERGITITSAATTCTWNFPIENGEKTPETKGYHFNIIDTPGHVDFTVEVNRSLRVLDGLVFLFSAVDGVEPQSETNWRLADNYKVPRIGFVNKMDRQGSDFLGVCQQVKDMLKSNAVPIVLNIGDEDEFKGIIDLVKNRAIVWHDETQGATFDVIEIPEDMKEEARKYRALLIEEVASYDENLLEKFMEDEDSITEEEVHAALRAAVMDMAIIPMICGSAFKNKGVQFLLDAVCRYLPSPTDKDGIVGVNPDTEQEELRKPSVDEPFAALAFKIATDPFVGRLAFFRAYSGRLDAGSYVLNNRSGKKERISRIYQMHANKQNAIDFIEAGDIGAAVGFKSIKTGDTLSSQEHPIVLESMDFPDPVIGIAVEPKTKADVDRLGIGLGKLAEEDPTFTVRSDEASGQTIISGMGELHLDVIVDRLKREFKVEVNQGQPQVEYKEAITASADHREVYKKQSGGRGKFADIVFTMEPAEEGVQGLVFESVIKGGNVPKEFVPSIEKGFKEAMKNGPLAGYEMDSMKVTLKDGSFHAVDSDQLSFELAAKLGFKAAAKAAKAKIMEPLMKLEVLTPEENMGDIVGDLNRRRGQVNDMSDRNGAKVVKALVPLSEMFGYVTALRTMSSGRATSTMEFSHYAETPSNVSEEVIAKSKG, from the coding sequence ATGGCTAGAGATTTAAAATTTACAAGAAATATTGGAATTGCAGCACATATTGATGCTGGAAAAACTACAACAACAGAACGTGTATTGTATTATACAGGTGTTTCTCATAAAATTGGAGAAGTACATGATGGTGCAGCAACAATGGACTGGATGGAGCAGGAGCAAGAAAGAGGTATTACAATTACTTCTGCAGCTACTACTTGTACGTGGAACTTTCCAATAGAAAACGGAGAAAAAACTCCAGAAACAAAAGGATATCACTTTAATATTATTGATACTCCAGGACACGTTGATTTTACTGTAGAAGTAAATAGATCATTACGTGTTTTAGATGGTTTAGTTTTCTTATTTTCAGCTGTTGATGGTGTAGAACCTCAATCTGAAACTAACTGGAGATTGGCAGATAACTATAAAGTACCAAGAATTGGTTTTGTTAATAAAATGGACCGTCAAGGTTCTGATTTCTTAGGAGTTTGTCAGCAAGTAAAAGATATGTTAAAGTCAAATGCGGTGCCAATCGTTTTAAATATTGGTGACGAGGATGAGTTTAAAGGTATTATAGATTTAGTTAAGAATCGTGCTATTGTATGGCATGATGAAACTCAAGGAGCTACTTTCGATGTTATCGAAATTCCTGAGGATATGAAAGAAGAAGCTCGTAAGTACCGTGCACTTTTAATTGAAGAAGTAGCAAGTTACGATGAGAATCTTTTAGAAAAATTCATGGAAGATGAAGATTCTATTACAGAAGAAGAAGTGCATGCTGCACTTAGAGCTGCTGTAATGGATATGGCAATTATTCCTATGATTTGTGGTTCTGCGTTTAAAAATAAAGGAGTTCAGTTCTTATTAGATGCTGTTTGTCGTTATTTACCTTCACCAACTGATAAAGATGGTATTGTAGGTGTAAACCCAGATACAGAACAAGAAGAATTACGTAAGCCAAGTGTAGATGAACCTTTTGCTGCTTTAGCATTTAAAATTGCTACAGACCCTTTTGTTGGTCGTTTAGCATTTTTTAGAGCATATTCTGGTCGTTTAGATGCTGGTTCTTATGTTTTAAATAACCGTTCAGGTAAAAAAGAACGTATTTCACGTATTTATCAAATGCATGCTAACAAGCAGAATGCAATTGATTTTATCGAAGCTGGAGATATTGGTGCGGCAGTAGGTTTTAAATCTATCAAAACAGGAGATACTTTGTCTTCTCAAGAGCATCCAATTGTTCTAGAATCTATGGATTTTCCAGACCCAGTAATTGGTATTGCTGTTGAGCCTAAAACTAAAGCAGATGTAGATAGATTAGGTATTGGTTTAGGTAAGTTAGCTGAAGAAGATCCAACATTTACTGTTCGTTCTGATGAAGCTTCTGGTCAAACTATTATCTCAGGAATGGGAGAATTACACTTAGATGTAATTGTAGATCGTTTAAAACGTGAATTTAAAGTTGAAGTTAACCAAGGTCAGCCTCAAGTAGAATATAAAGAAGCTATTACAGCATCTGCAGATCATAGAGAAGTTTATAAGAAACAATCTGGTGGTCGTGGTAAGTTTGCTGATATAGTATTCACTATGGAGCCTGCAGAAGAAGGTGTTCAAGGATTAGTTTTTGAATCTGTAATTAAAGGTGGTAATGTTCCTAAGGAATTTGTACCTTCTATTGAGAAAGGATTTAAAGAAGCTATGAAAAATGGACCATTAGCTGGATACGAAATGGATTCTATGAAAGTAACTTTAAAGGATGGATCATTCCACGCAGTGGATTCTGATCAACTTTCTTTTGAGTTAGCTGCAAAATTAGGTTTTAAAGCTGCTGCAAAAGCTGCTAAAGCTAAAATTATGGAGCCATTAATGAAATTAGAAGTGTTAACTCCAGAGGAGAACATGGGAGATATCGTTGGTGATTTAAATAGAAGAAGAGGACAAGTAAACGATATGAGTGATCGTAACGGTGCAAAAGTTGTAAAAGCATTAGTGCCATTATCAGAAATGTTTGGTTATGTTACAGCTTTAAGAACTATGTCTTCTGGTAGAGCAACTTCTACTATGGAATTTTCACATTATGCTGAAACTCCTTCGAATGTATCTGAAGAAGTGATAGCAAAATCTAAAGGTTAA
- the rpsH gene encoding 30S ribosomal protein S8 yields the protein MYTDPIADFLTRVRNAIAAGHRVVEIPASNLKKEMTKILFDQGFILSYQFNDDKVQGTIKIALKYDKETKESVIRKIQRISTPGLRKYVGSSEMPRVLNGLGIAIVSTSKGVMTNKKARQENVGGEVLCYVY from the coding sequence ATGTATACAGATCCAATTGCGGATTTTCTAACAAGAGTTAGAAATGCAATCGCTGCAGGACACAGAGTAGTAGAAATTCCAGCTTCAAACTTGAAGAAGGAAATGACTAAAATTTTGTTTGACCAAGGGTTTATTTTAAGTTATCAATTTAATGATGATAAAGTTCAAGGAACTATCAAGATAGCTTTAAAATATGACAAGGAAACAAAAGAGTCAGTAATTAGAAAAATCCAACGTATCAGTACGCCAGGTTTAAGAAAATATGTTGGTTCTTCAGAGATGCCAAGAGTATTAAACGGACTAGGTATTGCTATTGTTTCAACATCTAAAGGTGTTATGACAAACAAAAAAGCACGTCAAGAAAATGTTGGAGGAGAAGTTTTATGTTACGTTTATTAA
- the rplE gene encoding 50S ribosomal protein L5, whose product MSYVPRLKSEYKERVVKALTEEFSYKNVMQVPKLEKIVVSKGVGAAIADKKLIDYALEELTKITGQKAISTMSKKDVASFKLRKGMPIGAKVTLRGDKMYEFLDRLVTASLPRVRDFNGIKANGFDGRGNYNLGITEQIIYPEINIDQVKKINGMDITFVTSANTDKEAKSLLGELGLPFKKN is encoded by the coding sequence ATGAGTTACGTACCAAGATTAAAATCAGAATACAAAGAAAGAGTTGTTAAAGCTCTTACTGAAGAATTCAGTTATAAGAATGTAATGCAAGTACCAAAATTAGAAAAGATTGTTGTTTCTAAAGGTGTTGGTGCTGCAATTGCAGATAAGAAATTAATAGATTATGCTTTAGAAGAGTTGACTAAAATTACAGGTCAAAAAGCGATATCTACAATGTCTAAAAAAGATGTTGCATCATTTAAATTACGTAAAGGAATGCCAATTGGAGCAAAAGTTACGTTAAGAGGTGATAAAATGTATGAATTTTTAGACAGACTAGTTACAGCTTCTTTGCCACGTGTAAGAGACTTTAACGGTATTAAAGCTAATGGATTTGATGGTAGAGGTAATTACAATTTAGGTATTACTGAACAAATCATTTACCCAGAGATAAATATTGACCAAGTGAAGAAAATTAACGGTATGGATATTACTTTTGTAACATCTGCAAATACTGATAAGGAAGCAAAGTCATTATTAGGAGAATTAGGTTTACCATTCAAAAAAAATTAA
- the rpsS gene encoding 30S ribosomal protein S19 — MARSLKKGPYVHYKLEKKVLANVEGGNKTVIKTWSRASMITPDFVGQTIAVHNGRQFVPVYVTENMVGHKLGEFSPTRSFRGHAGAKNKGKK, encoded by the coding sequence ATGGCAAGATCATTAAAAAAAGGACCTTACGTTCACTATAAGTTAGAGAAAAAAGTGTTAGCTAATGTAGAAGGTGGAAACAAAACTGTAATCAAAACTTGGTCTAGAGCAAGTATGATTACTCCAGATTTTGTTGGACAAACAATTGCTGTTCATAACGGACGTCAATTTGTACCGGTTTACGTTACAGAAAACATGGTAGGGCATAAATTAGGCGAATTTTCACCAACTCGTTCTTTTAGAGGACACGCTGGTGCAAAAAATAAAGGAAAAAAATAG
- the rplB gene encoding 50S ribosomal protein L2 yields the protein MSVRKLKPITPGQRFRVVNGFDTITTDKPEKSLLAPKKRSGGRNNQGRMTTRNIGGGHKQKYRIIDFKRDKQGIPATVKTIEYDPNRTAFIALLSYADGEKRYVIAQNGLKVGQTIISGKDVAPEIGNAMTLSEIPLGTTISCIELRPGQGAVMARSAGSFAQLMARDGKYATVKLPSGETRLILLTCMATIGVVSNSDHQLLVSGKAGRSRWLGRRPRTNAVRMNPVDHPMGGGEGRSSGGHPRSRNGIPAKGFKTRSKTKASNKYIIERRKK from the coding sequence ATGTCAGTTAGAAAATTAAAACCAATAACACCAGGTCAGCGTTTTAGAGTTGTAAATGGGTTCGACACCATAACAACTGATAAGCCGGAGAAAAGTTTACTTGCTCCGAAAAAACGATCTGGAGGTCGAAACAATCAGGGAAGAATGACAACACGTAATATAGGTGGTGGTCATAAACAAAAGTACCGTATTATCGATTTTAAAAGAGATAAGCAAGGTATTCCTGCTACAGTAAAAACAATAGAATACGATCCAAATCGTACAGCTTTTATAGCGCTATTAAGTTATGCTGATGGTGAAAAACGTTATGTAATTGCGCAAAACGGTTTAAAAGTAGGTCAAACTATTATTTCAGGTAAAGATGTTGCTCCAGAAATTGGAAATGCAATGACTTTAAGTGAAATTCCTTTAGGAACTACGATTTCATGTATAGAATTACGTCCAGGTCAAGGAGCTGTTATGGCTCGTTCTGCTGGTTCTTTTGCTCAATTAATGGCAAGAGATGGTAAGTATGCTACAGTTAAGTTACCTTCTGGTGAAACAAGATTAATCTTGTTAACTTGTATGGCAACTATTGGTGTTGTATCTAATTCAGATCATCAATTACTTGTTTCAGGTAAAGCTGGTAGATCGAGATGGTTAGGTAGAAGACCTAGAACAAATGCAGTAAGAATGAACCCGGTTGATCACCCAATGGGAGGTGGTGAAGGACGTTCTTCTGGAGGGCATCCAAGATCAAGAAATGGTATACCTGCTAAAGGATTCAAGACTAGATCTAAAACCAAAGCTAGTAATAAGTATATTATAGAACGTAGAAAGAAATAA
- the rpsL gene encoding 30S ribosomal protein S12 translates to MPTIQQLVRKGRTKITKKSKSAALSSCPQRRGVCTRVYTTTPKKPNSAMRKVARVRLTNGNEINAYIPGEGHNLQEHSIVLVRGGRVKDLPGVKYHVVRGALDTAGVEGRTQRRSKYGAKRPKK, encoded by the coding sequence ATGCCAACTATTCAACAATTAGTTCGTAAAGGAAGAACCAAAATAACTAAGAAGAGTAAATCGGCTGCTTTGTCGTCTTGTCCTCAAAGACGTGGAGTTTGTACTCGTGTTTATACTACAACACCAAAGAAACCTAATTCAGCAATGCGTAAAGTTGCCAGAGTTAGATTGACAAATGGTAATGAGATAAACGCATACATTCCAGGAGAAGGACATAACTTACAGGAGCACTCGATAGTATTAGTTAGAGGTGGAAGGGTAAAAGATTTGCCAGGAGTTAAATATCACGTAGTACGTGGTGCATTAGATACTGCAGGTGTTGAGGGTAGAACCCAACGTAGATCTAAGTATGGAGCAAAACGCCCAAAAAAGTAA
- the rplX gene encoding 50S ribosomal protein L24, which yields MKKFKLKSGDTVKVIAGDHKGSEGKVLQIIKDKDRVLVEGVNLVSKHTKPNAQNPQGGIVKKEASLHISNVMLVEEGVAVRVGYQVDGDTKTRISKKTKK from the coding sequence ATGAAGAAGTTTAAATTAAAATCAGGAGATACTGTAAAAGTAATTGCAGGAGATCATAAAGGATCTGAAGGTAAGGTTTTACAAATTATCAAAGATAAGGATAGAGTTTTAGTAGAAGGTGTAAATTTAGTTTCTAAACACACTAAACCTAATGCTCAAAATCCTCAAGGTGGTATTGTAAAGAAAGAAGCTTCTCTTCATATATCTAACGTAATGTTAGTAGAAGAAGGTGTAGCTGTAAGAGTAGGTTATCAGGTTGATGGAGATACTAAAACTAGAATCTCTAAAAAAACTAAAAAATAA
- the rpsJ gene encoding 30S ribosomal protein S10, which produces MSQKIRIKLKSYDYNLVDKSAEKIVKTVKSTGAVVNGPIPLPTHKKIFTVLRSPHVNKKSREQFQLAAYKRLLDIYSSSSKTIDALMKLELPSGVEVEIKV; this is translated from the coding sequence ATGAGTCAAAAAATTAGAATAAAATTAAAGTCTTACGATTATAATTTAGTAGATAAATCTGCTGAGAAAATCGTTAAGACGGTAAAAAGTACTGGTGCTGTTGTAAACGGACCAATACCTTTACCAACACATAAAAAGATTTTTACAGTTTTACGTTCTCCACACGTAAATAAAAAATCTAGAGAGCAATTTCAATTAGCTGCTTACAAAAGGTTATTAGACATTTATAGTTCTTCTTCGAAAACTATCGATGCTTTAATGAAACTTGAGTTACCAAGTGGTGTTGAAGTTGAGATCAAAGTTTAA
- the rpsC gene encoding 30S ribosomal protein S3 encodes MGQKTNPIGNRLGIIRGWESNWYGGNDYGDKIAEDDKIRKYIHARLSKASVSRVIIERTLKLVTVTITTARPGIIIGKGGQEVDKLKEELKKITGKEVQINIFEIKRPELDARLVATSVARQIENRISYKRAIKMAIQATMRMNAEGIKIQISGRLNGAEMARSEHFKEGRIPLSTFRADIDYALVEAHTTYGRLGVKVWIMKGEVYGKRELSPLVGLSKKQSGSKGGDRSKRQPRRRK; translated from the coding sequence ATGGGACAAAAAACTAATCCAATAGGAAATCGTTTAGGAATCATCAGAGGTTGGGAATCTAACTGGTACGGTGGTAATGACTACGGAGATAAAATTGCTGAAGATGATAAGATAAGAAAGTATATACATGCTAGATTATCTAAAGCAAGTGTTTCTAGAGTAATTATAGAGCGTACTTTAAAACTTGTAACCGTTACTATCACTACTGCTAGACCTGGTATTATTATCGGTAAAGGTGGTCAAGAGGTAGACAAGTTAAAAGAAGAGCTTAAGAAAATTACAGGAAAAGAAGTTCAAATTAACATTTTTGAAATCAAGCGTCCAGAATTAGATGCAAGATTAGTAGCAACTAGTGTTGCTCGTCAAATTGAGAATAGAATTTCTTATAAGAGAGCTATTAAAATGGCTATTCAAGCTACAATGAGAATGAATGCTGAAGGTATTAAAATTCAGATTTCAGGACGTTTAAATGGAGCTGAAATGGCACGTTCAGAGCACTTTAAAGAAGGTAGAATTCCTCTTTCTACTTTTAGAGCTGATATTGATTATGCACTTGTAGAAGCTCATACTACATACGGAAGATTAGGTGTGAAGGTATGGATTATGAAAGGCGAAGTTTATGGTAAAAGAGAATTATCTCCATTAGTAGGATTGTCTAAGAAACAATCTGGTTCTAAAGGTGGTGACAGATCTAAACGTCAACCTCGTAGAAGAAAATAA
- the rplC gene encoding 50S ribosomal protein L3 → MSGLIGRKIGMTSLFDENGKNIPCTVIEAGPCVVTQVRTEEVDGYNALQLGFDDKKAKSSNKALDGHFKKAGTTAKKKVVEFQGFEGEYKLGDSISVDHFEEGEFVDVSGVSKGKGFQGVVKRHGFAGVGQATHGQHNRLRAPGSIGAASYPARVFKGMRMAGRMGGDKVKVQNLRVLKVVAEKNLLVVKGAVPGHKNAFVTIQK, encoded by the coding sequence ATGTCTGGGTTAATAGGAAGAAAAATTGGAATGACCAGCTTATTTGATGAAAACGGGAAGAATATTCCTTGTACAGTAATCGAAGCGGGTCCTTGCGTTGTTACCCAAGTCAGAACCGAAGAGGTTGACGGCTACAATGCGTTACAACTTGGTTTCGATGACAAGAAGGCGAAGAGCTCTAACAAAGCGTTAGACGGTCACTTTAAAAAAGCTGGCACCACTGCAAAGAAAAAAGTCGTTGAATTTCAAGGGTTTGAAGGTGAGTATAAATTAGGAGATTCTATATCTGTAGATCACTTTGAAGAAGGTGAGTTTGTAGATGTTTCTGGTGTTTCTAAAGGTAAGGGTTTTCAGGGTGTTGTAAAACGTCATGGATTTGCTGGTGTTGGTCAAGCTACGCATGGTCAACATAACCGTTTAAGAGCTCCGGGTTCTATTGGTGCTGCATCTTATCCTGCAAGAGTATTCAAAGGAATGCGTATGGCAGGTAGAATGGGTGGAGATAAAGTGAAAGTACAAAACTTAAGAGTATTAAAAGTAGTTGCTGAAAAGAACTTACTTGTTGTTAAAGGGGCTGTTCCTGGACACAAAAATGCTTTTGTAACTATTCAGAAATAA
- the rplN gene encoding 50S ribosomal protein L14 has translation MLQTESRLKVADNTGAKEVLVIRVLGGTKKRYASIGDKIVVSVKSATPNGTVKKGQVSRAVVVRTKKEVRRKDGSYIRFDDNACVLLNPTEEMRGTRVFGPVARELREKQFMKIVSLAPEVL, from the coding sequence ATGTTACAGACAGAATCAAGATTAAAAGTAGCAGATAATACTGGAGCTAAAGAAGTTTTAGTAATTAGAGTTTTAGGAGGTACAAAAAAGCGTTACGCAAGTATTGGAGACAAGATTGTTGTATCGGTTAAATCTGCAACTCCTAACGGAACTGTAAAAAAAGGTCAAGTATCTAGAGCAGTTGTTGTAAGAACAAAGAAAGAAGTTAGACGTAAAGACGGATCTTATATTAGATTTGATGATAATGCTTGTGTACTTTTAAATCCTACAGAGGAAATGAGAGGAACTCGTGTTTTCGGACCAGTTGCACGTGAACTTCGTGAGAAACAATTCATGAAAATAGTATCATTAGCACCTGAAGTGCTTTAA
- the rpsG gene encoding 30S ribosomal protein S7: MRKRAAKKRVLLPDPKFNDQLVTRFVNNLMWDGKKSVAFKVFYDALDIVEERKGEEEKTALEIWKDGLSNVMPHVEVRSRRVGGATFQIPMQIRPDRKVSMAIKWMILYTRKRNEKTMAQRLAAEILAAAKEEGAAVKKRTDTHKMAEANKAFSHFRF, from the coding sequence ATGAGAAAAAGAGCAGCAAAAAAAAGAGTCTTATTACCGGATCCAAAGTTTAATGATCAGTTAGTAACACGTTTCGTGAATAACTTGATGTGGGATGGTAAGAAGTCAGTAGCTTTTAAAGTATTTTATGATGCGTTAGATATCGTAGAAGAAAGAAAAGGTGAAGAAGAAAAAACAGCTTTAGAGATTTGGAAAGATGGTTTATCAAATGTAATGCCTCACGTAGAAGTAAGATCTCGTCGTGTTGGTGGTGCTACGTTTCAGATACCAATGCAAATTAGACCAGATCGTAAGGTTTCTATGGCTATTAAATGGATGATTTTGTACACTCGTAAAAGAAACGAGAAAACAATGGCACAGCGTTTAGCTGCTGAGATTTTAGCTGCGGCTAAAGAAGAAGGAGCTGCTGTTAAAAAACGTACTGATACTCATAAAATGGCAGAAGCAAATAAAGCTTTCTCTCACTTCAGATTTTAA
- the rplD gene encoding 50S ribosomal protein L4, translating to MKVAVLDITGKDTGRKVELSKDVFGIEPNDHAIYLDVKQYLANQRQGTHKSKERAEIAGSTRKIKKQKGTGTARAGSIKSGVFRGGGRMFGPRPRNYSFKLNKNLKRLARKSALSIQANDENLVVVEDFNFENPKTKNFLSVLKALELDTKKSLFVLGSDNTNVYLSSRNLKNSKVIKVSEINTYGLLNANKVVITEGSLEGINTNLSK from the coding sequence ATGAAAGTAGCTGTTTTAGATATTACAGGAAAAGATACAGGTAGAAAGGTTGAGCTTTCTAAAGATGTATTCGGTATTGAGCCTAATGATCATGCTATTTATTTAGATGTTAAGCAATACTTGGCAAATCAACGTCAAGGTACGCACAAATCTAAAGAAAGAGCAGAAATTGCTGGTTCTACAAGAAAGATAAAAAAACAAAAAGGAACTGGTACTGCAAGAGCAGGTTCTATCAAGTCTGGTGTTTTTAGAGGTGGTGGACGTATGTTCGGACCAAGACCAAGAAATTATTCTTTTAAATTGAATAAAAACTTAAAGCGTTTAGCACGTAAGTCTGCTTTAAGTATTCAAGCAAATGATGAGAATTTAGTAGTAGTTGAAGATTTTAACTTTGAAAATCCAAAAACTAAAAACTTTTTAAGCGTTTTAAAAGCGTTAGAATTAGATACTAAAAAGTCTTTATTTGTTTTAGGAAGTGATAATACAAATGTGTATTTATCATCACGTAATTTGAAAAATTCTAAAGTAATTAAAGTTTCAGAAATTAACACATATGGTTTGTTAAACGCAAACAAAGTAGTGATTACTGAAGGTTCTTTAGAAGGTATAAACACTAATTTAAGCAAATAG
- the rplW gene encoding 50S ribosomal protein L23, with protein sequence MSILIKPIITEKATNDSELFNRYAFVVDKNANKLEIKSAVESAYGVSISSVRTLNYPIQRNTKFTKKGLVTGIKSGYKKAIVQLAEGESIDFYNNL encoded by the coding sequence ATGAGTATTTTAATAAAACCTATTATTACGGAAAAAGCTACAAACGATAGTGAATTATTTAATCGTTATGCATTTGTAGTAGATAAAAATGCTAATAAATTAGAGATTAAGTCAGCAGTTGAATCTGCTTACGGGGTTTCTATATCTAGTGTAAGAACTTTAAATTATCCAATTCAAAGAAATACTAAGTTTACTAAAAAAGGTTTAGTTACTGGTATTAAGAGTGGGTATAAGAAGGCTATTGTACAGTTAGCAGAAGGAGAAAGTATTGATTTTTATAACAATCTTTAA
- the rpsQ gene encoding 30S ribosomal protein S17 — MEKRNLRKERIGVVSSNKMEKSIVVAETKRVKHPMYGKFVLKTKKYVAHDEKNDCNEGDTVRIMETRPMSKSKRWRLVEILERAK, encoded by the coding sequence ATGGAAAAAAGAAATCTTAGAAAAGAGAGAATTGGTGTTGTTTCTAGTAACAAAATGGAAAAATCTATTGTTGTTGCTGAAACTAAAAGAGTTAAGCACCCAATGTACGGAAAGTTCGTATTAAAGACTAAGAAGTACGTTGCACACGACGAAAAGAATGATTGCAACGAAGGAGATACAGTTAGGATCATGGAAACAAGACCTATGAGTAAATCTAAACGTTGGAGATTAGTAGAAATCCTAGAAAGAGCTAAATAA
- the rpmC gene encoding 50S ribosomal protein L29: MKQSEIKELSIADLNEKLGALQKNYTDLKMAHAITPLENPLQLRSLRRTVARIATELTKRELQ, from the coding sequence ATGAAACAATCAGAAATAAAAGAATTATCTATAGCAGATCTTAATGAAAAGCTTGGAGCGTTGCAAAAGAATTATACTGATCTTAAAATGGCTCACGCAATAACTCCTTTGGAGAACCCATTGCAGTTGAGAAGTTTAAGAAGAACTGTAGCAAGAATTGCAACAGAATTAACAAAAAGAGAATTACAATAA
- the rplV gene encoding 50S ribosomal protein L22 — MGVRKKNMADQLKADRKQRAFAKLTNCPTSPRKMRLVADQVRGVEVEKALQILKFSPKEASINLEKLLLSAIANWQAKNEDAAIEDAGLYVKTIYVDSAGMLKRLRPAPQGRAHRIRKRSNHVTLELGTKTISK, encoded by the coding sequence ATGGGAGTTCGTAAAAAAAATATGGCAGATCAGTTAAAAGCAGATAGAAAGCAACGTGCTTTCGCTAAGCTTACTAACTGTCCTACATCACCAAGAAAAATGCGTTTAGTAGCAGATCAAGTAAGAGGTGTTGAAGTTGAAAAAGCTTTACAAATCTTAAAATTTAGCCCTAAAGAAGCATCTATAAACTTAGAGAAATTATTGTTGTCTGCAATTGCAAACTGGCAAGCTAAGAACGAAGATGCAGCTATAGAAGATGCTGGATTATATGTGAAAACTATTTATGTAGATAGCGCAGGAATGTTAAAAAGATTAAGACCAGCTCCACAAGGTCGTGCTCATAGAATTCGTAAGCGTTCTAATCACGTTACTTTAGAGTTAGGTACTAAAACAATAAGCAAATAA
- the rplP gene encoding 50S ribosomal protein L16, translating into MLQPKRVKYRKVQKAKGNMTGISGRGNQLSNGMFGIKSLDQNLLTSRQIEAARIAATRHMKREGQLWIKIFPDKPITKKPLEVRMGKGKGAPDHFVAVIKPGRILFEIGGVPMDVAKEALRLAAQKLPVRTKFVVARDFDINA; encoded by the coding sequence ATGTTACAGCCAAAAAGAGTAAAATACCGTAAGGTACAGAAGGCGAAAGGAAATATGACAGGTATTTCTGGTAGAGGAAATCAACTTTCTAACGGAATGTTTGGTATCAAATCTTTAGACCAGAATTTATTAACTTCGCGTCAGATAGAAGCAGCTCGTATTGCGGCTACTCGTCATATGAAAAGAGAAGGTCAGTTATGGATTAAAATATTTCCAGACAAGCCTATCACTAAGAAGCCTTTAGAAGTACGTATGGGTAAGGGTAAAGGAGCACCAGATCATTTTGTTGCAGTTATTAAACCAGGTAGAATTTTGTTTGAAATTGGTGGAGTGCCAATGGATGTTGCAAAAGAAGCTTTACGTTTAGCAGCACAAAAACTTCCAGTAAGAACGAAGTTTGTAGTAGCAAGAGATTTTGATATTAACGCTTAA